One genomic window of Methanosarcina acetivorans C2A includes the following:
- a CDS encoding Hsp20/alpha crystallin family protein: MENPVPRIIKTPIVAMYHDDKHENLTIEIELPDVMNEHITLAVHENSFYIKAYSETVEYLGSFFLDGPVDPEKAVAVNSNGMLTIKVPYKEGFACARYIPID; this comes from the coding sequence ATGGAGAATCCAGTTCCCAGGATAATAAAAACTCCAATTGTTGCCATGTATCATGATGATAAACATGAAAACCTCACTATAGAAATCGAACTTCCAGACGTCATGAACGAACATATAACTCTTGCGGTGCATGAAAACAGTTTTTACATTAAAGCCTACAGCGAAACTGTTGAATACCTGGGATCTTTTTTTCTGGACGGGCCCGTAGACCCGGAAAAAGCCGTTGCAGTAAACAGTAATGGGATGCTCACTATTAAAGTTCCATATAAAGAAGGATTTGCTTGCGCCAGATACATTCCTATAGACTGA
- a CDS encoding DUF1059 domain-containing protein, which yields MKIVKCSDLGFKCNFMAAGNELEEVEKDIFDHIEKEHKEELDKMSEDDIDHLKHRVSTLLGRSCGCGALHTDDL from the coding sequence ATGAAAATTGTTAAGTGCAGCGATCTGGGGTTCAAATGTAACTTCATGGCTGCTGGTAATGAGCTTGAAGAAGTCGAAAAAGATATATTTGATCATATAGAAAAAGAACATAAAGAAGAACTTGACAAGATGTCCGAAGACGATATCGACCATCTGAAGCATCGCGTATCAACCCTTCTGGGAAGGAGCTGCGGTTGCGGTGCCCTCCATACTGATGACCTTTAA